From Micromonospora rifamycinica, a single genomic window includes:
- the recO gene encoding DNA repair protein RecO, with amino-acid sequence MAGYRRQLYRDDAVVLRVQKLGESDRIITLLTRRHGRLRAVARGVRRTTSKFGARLEPFGHVDLQLAGDPKGNTGSSLHSVSQVEGIDLYGKRFLGDYPRYTAASAIAETAERLTPVEREPSLRLFQLTLGALKALSRGEHATTLVLDAYLLRGMTLAGWAPALTACAVCGTPGRHRAFSVPAGGAVCPDCRPPGAAHPAPATIDLMSALTSGDWQVADATETGVRRECSGLVAAHLQWHLERALRSLPLVDRGGPTGGGPGRPPRAGVEGGHVGVQGGDKEMTE; translated from the coding sequence ATGGCCGGGTACCGCCGACAGCTCTACCGCGACGACGCGGTGGTGCTGCGTGTGCAGAAGCTGGGCGAGTCCGACCGGATCATCACCCTGCTGACCCGCCGGCACGGCCGGTTGCGCGCGGTGGCCCGGGGGGTACGCCGCACCACCAGCAAGTTCGGCGCCCGGCTGGAGCCGTTCGGCCACGTCGACCTCCAGCTCGCCGGTGACCCGAAGGGCAACACCGGCAGCTCGCTGCACAGCGTCAGCCAGGTCGAGGGCATCGACCTGTACGGCAAGCGCTTCCTCGGGGACTACCCCCGGTACACGGCGGCCAGCGCTATCGCGGAGACCGCCGAGCGCCTCACCCCGGTCGAGCGGGAGCCGTCGCTGCGGCTGTTCCAGCTCACCCTCGGCGCGCTCAAGGCGCTGTCCCGGGGCGAACACGCCACCACGCTGGTGCTCGACGCGTACCTGCTGCGGGGGATGACCCTGGCCGGGTGGGCACCCGCGCTGACCGCCTGCGCGGTCTGCGGCACCCCGGGGCGGCACCGGGCGTTCTCCGTGCCGGCCGGGGGTGCGGTCTGCCCGGACTGCCGGCCACCCGGCGCGGCCCACCCCGCGCCGGCCACCATCGACCTGATGTCCGCGCTCACCAGCGGCGACTGGCAGGTCGCCGACGCCACCGAGACCGGGGTACGCCGGGAGTGCAGCGGCCTGGTCGCGGCGCACCTGCAGTGGCACCTGGAACGCGCGCTACGCTCGCTGCCGCTGGTCGACCGGGGCGGCCCGACGGGCGGCGGTCCGGGGCGACCGCCCCGGGCCGGTGTGGAGGGTGGGCACGTCGGTGTGCAGGGTGGGGACAAGGAGATGACCGAGTGA
- a CDS encoding isoprenyl transferase, translating to MPPTPHPSGARPPVLPAEALPKHVAVVMDGNGRWAKERGLPRTKGHEQGEYSLFDTVEGAIELGVPYLSAYAFSTENWRRSPDEVRFLMGFNRDVIRRRRDQLVDLGVRVVWSGRAGRLWKSVIAELQTAEEMSRGNSTLTLQFCVNYGGQAEIADAAAAIAREVAAGRLDPDRVTEKTVAKYLYHPEVPAVDLFLRPSGEERISNFMLWQSAYAELVFLDTLWPDFDRRHLWYACELYAQRDRRFGGALPNPVAPPR from the coding sequence GTGCCGCCGACGCCGCACCCGTCGGGCGCCCGGCCGCCGGTGCTGCCCGCCGAGGCGCTGCCGAAGCACGTCGCGGTGGTGATGGACGGCAACGGCCGCTGGGCCAAGGAGCGCGGCCTGCCCCGCACCAAGGGCCACGAGCAGGGCGAGTACAGCCTCTTCGACACCGTCGAGGGGGCGATCGAGCTGGGCGTGCCCTATCTGTCGGCGTACGCCTTCTCCACCGAGAACTGGCGGCGCTCGCCGGACGAGGTCCGGTTCCTGATGGGCTTCAACCGGGACGTCATCCGCCGCCGCCGCGACCAGCTCGTCGACCTGGGGGTGCGGGTGGTCTGGTCGGGGCGGGCCGGTCGGCTGTGGAAGAGCGTCATCGCCGAGTTGCAGACCGCCGAGGAGATGTCCCGGGGCAACTCGACGCTGACCCTCCAGTTCTGCGTCAACTACGGCGGCCAGGCCGAGATCGCCGACGCCGCCGCCGCGATCGCCCGGGAGGTGGCCGCCGGCCGGCTCGACCCGGACAGGGTCACCGAGAAGACCGTGGCGAAGTACCTCTACCACCCGGAGGTCCCCGCGGTGGACCTCTTCCTGCGCCCGTCCGGCGAGGAACGGATCTCCAACTTCATGCTCTGGCAGTCGGCGTACGCGGAGCTGGTGTTCCTGGACACCCTCTGGCCGGACTTCGACCGTCGCCACCTCTGGTACGCCTGCGAGCTGTACGCCCAGCGGGACCGCCGCTTCGGCGGCGCGCTGCCCAACCCGGTCGCCCCACCGCGCTGA